A window of the Miscanthus floridulus cultivar M001 chromosome 14, ASM1932011v1, whole genome shotgun sequence genome harbors these coding sequences:
- the LOC136505816 gene encoding uncharacterized protein: protein MKAYCAIVRRLENKFDGLELNHVARKFNEAADELAKMASARTPVPPNIFARDLHKPSVDYASATEEGPSAEPTAGPEAPSAAETPPAEPEAMAIDAEPPKADHGTDWRVPFLDRLVRGELPADRTEARRLVRRAKTYVLYDGELYRRSPSGILQRCITTEAGQSLLWDLHAGVCGHHAAPRTLVGNAFRQGFYWPTAVADATKLVRSCEGCQYYARQTHLPAQALQTIPITWPFAMWGLDIFTGRKFLTFCDDHHIRVAWSAVGHPRTNGQVERANSMILQGLKPRIFNQLKKFGKKWLAELPSVIWSLRNT from the exons atgaaggcgtactgcgcgatagtacgtcgcctggagaacaagtttgacggtctcgaactcaaccacgttgcacgaaagttcaacgaggccgcggacgaactggcaaagatggcgtcggcacggaccccggtccccccgaacatcttcgccagagacctccacaagccatccgtcgactacgcctcggcgacggaagagggcccatcggccgagcccaccgcagggcccgaggccccctctgctgccgagaccccgcccgccgagcccgaggccatggcgattgacgcagagcctcccaaggccgaccacggaacggactggcgagtccctttccttgatcgcctcgttcgaggagaacttcctgctgacagaaccgaagcccgacggcttgtgcgacgcgccaagacttacgtcctctacgacggcgagttgtataggcgtagcccatctggtattctccaacgatgcatcaccaccgaggctggccaatccttactttgggacttgcacgcgggagtctgcgggcaccacgcggcgcctcggacgctcgtgggtaacgccttccgccaaggtttctattggccaacggcggtggccgacgccacgaagctagtacgctcctgcgagggatgccagtactatgctcgacagacgcacctcccggcccaagccctccaaaccatccccatcacatggccattcgctatgtgggggctggacat attcaccggtcgcaagttcctaacgttctgcgacgaccaccacatccgggtggcctggtcggccgtagggcacccaaggacgaatggccaagtagagcgtgccaacagcatgatcctacaaggccttaagccaagaatattcaatcagttgaagaagtttggcaagaaatggcttgccgaactcccgtcagtcatctggagcctaaggaatacc